The genomic DNA TTTTCCTGTCTCCCTCATGGATGAAGAGGCTGATGAATATTCTATGCCAGACATACAGCACTTAGAATGTGAGAAAGGCTCAAGTTATGCCCTTCCTGAGTTATGTGGTTCAATTCCACGTTGGTAAACATTCCACCTATTCTAAAATCTAATCCACAGTATTAAACTTACTGCATTAATTATGGTTCTATTTAAACCAGATCAAATAAGAGGCAGGGTTTCCCTAAACAAGCTAGGCCTAATAAACTAAATACACCTGCCCCAACTTCTATCACCTCTGTCATCTATCTGCCGGGAGAGACTCAGAGTCATCAGAACACTCTCTTCCCCAAGGTTTGTTGGTCACAATTCCTAGACCTAACATGTCCCAAAATATAATCTTCCCCATGACCTAATATGTACCAAAGTTGTTTTGGAAACGCTCTTCCTCCATTCCACGTAGGTATATTTGTTTCCCCAACTACTCTACTATAGACAGAAAGCTTTCTGAGGACAAAAaggctgcctttaatattttgcAGGTATATTCCCAAAGGGACTAGGGTAGCATTCTGCATACAATGGTCACTCACCGAATTTAAGCTGGATGCTGGTGGAACAATGAACTTCACTTTATCTCCTTACTCATCCTGCTCTTTTGTGGCCACTGTGCAAACTCAATCATGAAAAGGATGTTCAAATTGAGATTCCATCGACGAACTAAGTTTTCCCATTTGCAACAGAGGGTTGGCCTGCTACAGACCCAGCTCTCTCTGAGGACCTCCTACATAAGTTCTCTCCTGTATAATTTGAGAGCttacttcccctcccccctctaaATTATTTGTAGGTAGATAACCTGAGTACTCATCTTCTCTCACACAGCACCACATACACCACGTAGAGTGCTTAGCTCATAGTAGGAACTCAGATATTGACCAATTCACTATTATTAGCTTTCAAATCATGACTTCAGGAGGAACGTGGGAAGTGGGGAAGGATCCGCTCATGAAACCCTAATCTTAGCTTAGCTTCCCTAACTCAACACAACAGACTGTCTAAGCTTAATATTAGACCATAACAGATGTACATGTTCAGGGATCAAGACTGAATTTATGCAACATGCCTTTTTGTTGAAGTTTTCCTTTTACTGATTAAActgttgcactttttttttttggcctctagACAACGGTTTCATTTGTGAATTCAAGTTCTTAATGGACTAAATTCGTTAAATGTTTTAACATTTACCATCTCttccaaaaagaggaaaagaaattggCTTTCAGTGTGGCAAAGCATATTGTATATTTAAATAGGAGAATGGGAgtaggaagaaatattttaaccCATCCCAAGAGCATGGGATTCTTTCTCCACATTTCAACATTGTAAGAATTTAAGACGGAGTCTAGACTTTCTACCACACGGAAGGTACTCAACACATTGATTACTGACATTGTTATCAATATTCTGCAGGTGATAATATGGCACCTGAAATCCCCTATGCCTTCACCTTTTTACCCTACAATACCTCTCCATCTATATAAACTTCATGTTGGCTGAGGGTCATGGCATATCTGCCCAGGGGAGACCTGGTTCATTGCTGATTCTCAACAAAAGGTGTATTGGCTTGTTCATTTCTtaggctcattttttaaaagccaatatAAACAACCGCCcctttttttccaaatttcaaTTTGTTCTAAAGATTTTTAGAGTAGTAGCCAAGTCTAAGTTACTGTGCATGTTCTTAACAAAATCTAAAGAAATATGTGCGAGTTAATCCATGTTGGAATTTTAAGAAGGAATTATCAGTTAAACCAGAGCAAATTTCACAGGATAGACAGAATTTAGGATAGCGGAGGGGCACCAGTGCAAGTAGAGGCATTATTAAATAATCGTTTAGAAGATATTCTTAATATGACCTTTGAAAcccaagaaattagaaaacagaggattacaaatttgcttttaaaactacCCCTTCCTCTCTTAACTTTAGGATTATTATACTACTGCAAGACAACCACTGGCTACACTTGGTGGCGGTCCCAGTAATTAATATAGGTCGGTATGTAGTGATTATAAATACCCTGGAGGTTAGGGGAGCACAAAATAAATACACCCTAGGCTTTTTCATTCAACAATGATTATTCAATCATCTTTTTCTAAATTCACGTAGCAGTTATCCATCTTCTGATACTTATAACATCAACCTGCTTTAAAAAGAACTGTGTACATTTCTTATCTGTATTATTACTTTAGTTAGAATATTTGTATTCAATGCACCCCCGCGCCCACCCTCCCCACcaaaccccccccccacccacccagaagGCAACAACGTGAAGGATAACCCATTGCCAGGGCACTAGGCGTCCAATATGTTTTTGTTGAATCAATTATTTGCAATGCATGAGCAGGACGGCATTCTTACACACTAgccttactttattatttttatacactgaCTTACATGACGACAAATTCACTTTCAGCTTCCCCTTTCCAGAAGCTAGTCTCTTATCTCCCTAGAGCGGGTATTCCCTGATTCCGGGAACCGTCTGAGTTGGGATCAAACACAGGCGTTCAGAAGCTTTGCAATATGAAATACTAATGAGGAAGGCGCTAAGCCTTAAGGGTTTCTTATCTCCCTGCGTTAACCCACCGCTGAGAAGGGGGAATCAGGGAAGGACCACTGACCCAGCCGTTGGACCCTGTCCGCTTTCGCTCCTGCCACTTTGATCTTGCCCGTCTGCCTAATCAAGTTCATCTACTGCCGCGACTGCTCAGATTCAAAGAACATTAAATAGCTTGATTATCGGATGGtcatttccctcttccctccacccctGATCTAATGTCCAAACACCAGTCTCTCGCCTCCCTCTCTAAACTTCCCATCAAAAGAGAATTAGTTCTTCCTTCTTACCCTCGTTTGATGTGCAAATGTCCTCCTCTTTGCACATTTTTCTCGTGGGGGcgcggggggaggggaagaagggggtGGAATTGAACGAACTTAAAACCGAGGATCTCACCCCAAATCTGCAAACCGTGACTCTAAAGGGTTAATCAGCAACTTGCAAGGGCCACCTGGCCCTCTCGCTGAGACGTTTTGGTAGAGACTTTGAATTACTGATCTGGTTGTATTTAATACTGAATATTATTTGTGTGCACAACAAAAAATAGTACTGGcgtaaagaagaaaggagaaaagtggTTTTGCAGAGAATATCACAAGGCCTGACTGAAAAGTATTTCAGATCCCAATGCCCCTACCCCTACTGCAAGGCAAGGGCACCCGAGTTCCTCCCACTTCCCGCATTTATTAAAGTTGTCTCCTCTAATGCTCACTGATTACCATCACCCCGAAGGTGAGCTGGGCAGGGGAACGACTGCGCAAGGGAGGGGCGGGGTGAAGAGTGTCAAAGGCTCCCCTTCATGTACACAAACACACCCCCTTCCAGCCCCTCCCAACGCTTTGAAATCCCAACCCGGCTTTGTTGTCTCCCCCCCGAGGGGCCGGAATGCTCACAGCCCACAGTATAAAGGCAGCCGCGGTGGCGGTGGCGGAGCAGAGCCCCGTAGTCAGGACTCTGGGACCGGTGGAGGCTCTCGGAACACTGGCTCTGCAGCTGCGCCAGCACAGCTTCGTGGGATCCAGGCTTGCAAAGCGAcattcctcctttctctttgtcTCCCTTGAGTCCCTCTGAGATGACGGCTCTGGGCACAGCGGGTGCTGCCCGGGTGTTGGTTACCCTAGTAGCTGCGGCTCTTTGCGGTCACCCTCTGTTCAGAGTCAGTGCCACCTTGAACTCGGTTCTTCTCAATTCCAACGCCATCAAGAACCTGCCCCCACCGCTGGGCGGCGCTGCCGGGCACCCAGGCTTCGCAGTCAGCGCTGCTCCGGGAATTCTGTTCGAGGGCGGCAACAAGTACCAAACCATTGACAACTACCAGGTGAGAAGGGTCTTGGGGACCTGGGGACGCTGTGACCTTGAAGAGGTCTTATTGGGGGAGGAGGGCGTAGAACGTGCTGTGGGCAGTTCAAGGCGCATTTGGAAACTCTACCTTTGGGAGCAgtgggcggcagcagcagcttttgGAGAGGTGGACAGAAAGGGACAATGAGTCCAGGAGTGTGGTACCTGGCTGCCCAGGTGCCTCACCCTCTCCTGGCCCCCTTTCCGCAGCCGTACCCGTGCGCCGAGGACGAGGAGTGCAGCACCGATGAGTACTGCGCGAGTTCCACTCGCGGAGCGGGTGCAGGCGCGCAAATCTGCCTCTCCTGCAGGAAGCGCCGAAAACGCTGCATGCGTCACGCTATGTGCTGCCCTGGGAATTACTGCAAAAATGGTGAGTCGGGTAGCTTCCTTTCGGACTCAAACCATCCCGCGCTTGTGCGCCTACAGTTGGGAGACAATGCTCTCAGCTTTCAGAACGCTGTGGCACCACCTGCAAATGGGAGTTCAGCGTGCGAGGTTCCCCTGAAATGTTTTCAGGTTAGTGTTTAACCAGGGAGCAAAGAAGTACAGAGATATTGGAGCTCCTTATCTCCCTTTGTGCCCCCTCGATTACTTAACACGACGTCTTACCTCAGAGTGGGCCCTTCCATAAAAATTTGTCTAGAGAGAGCCTTGATACCATTTGAGAAAGaagatggggagggaggtggaatTATACAGAGACCAAGGAAACCAGACTGGGCGTTTAGttgccttttccatttttcttatggTGCCTCTCACAGCTCTGCCAGGCTAGCCTCTCCCTCAAGAACCCTGTTCAAACTGTTGTCAATCAGAAGACAGAGTGATTTATCTGTGCTGGCCGTTCTTAAAGATCTTGATGCCCTCACATCCAGgcttctcccttctctgcctctaCCTCCTGCTACCTTAAAATAAGTACTCCTCCCCCCAACCACATATCCACAAAAGTTTAATGTCTCAAAGAGGTAGACTCAGCCAAAGAAGTCTCCAGAAATAAACTTAAGGGTGGTGATCCTCCTTAGGACCCAGTAATACTCCGGGTGAACTAACTAAATCTCTGTAATATAGAAATTATACAGTAAAGTAACTGGTGGTAAAGAGTGTAATCTTCCAGGCAGCAGGCATTGCATTTGCTTAACTTAGTCTGGCAGTACCTATATAGCACCAAGGGcagagaagttatttttaaaaacaattttttaagtgactgattttatttttcttaccccAAGGGTGATATTAAAATGGGCAGAAATTTCACTGCCACTACCGCAGTTGGTGGGAAAGTATTTTAAGTGGCTAGATTGGGGATGTTACATGTGAGTGCACAGTGTACAGACTGATGCTTCTGTCCATCTGGGGAGTTTTGCTTTAACACTTGGAAGGAAGTTTGGCTCGTGTTTAAATTAACCTcactacagtgaggtatctcAAATTGGTGCAGGCATGACGGACTGCCACTGTCACAGCTATTAGCAGTAACAAATTACAGCTCAGGAGTTAATCACTATCTCCTGTTTCCTTAGGAATATGTATGCCTTCTGATCACAATCATTTCAATCgaggagaaattgaggaaaccATTATTGAAAGCTTTGGTAATGATCACAGCACCTTGGATGGGTACTCCAGAAGAACTACACTGTCTTCAAAAATGTATCATACCAAAGGTAGGTTAAAGTATCTGAAGACTCATTCTTCTCTGTTAGCACATCAGTAGTGACTTTCGGATCACCTTAATGAAATAACACAGGCTTAGCAGTGACCATGTACTTTTCCTATTGTCTTCCTAGGACAAGAAGGTTCTGTCTGCCTTCGATCATCAGACTGTGCTACAGGGTTGTGTTGTGCTAGACATTTCTGGTCCAAGATCTGTAAACCTGTTCTCAAAGAAGGTCAAGTGTGCACCAAGCACAGGAGAAAAGGCTCTCACGGGCTGGAGATATTCCAGCGTTGTTACTGTGGAGAAGGTCTGTCTTGCCGGATACAGAAAGATCACCATCAAGCCAGTAATTCTTCTAggcttcacacctgtcagagacACTAAGCCAGCTGTCTGAACACAGTGGACTCCATTTACATAATATATGCTATGAAAACTGTTTGTGACTTTTGTGAGCTCAATCCTTAAGGATGTACAAATTCTGTGGTTACAGTTAAGCATTCCAATAATACCTTCCGAAAATCTGGAATGTAAGAGCTTTGTTTCTTTGTGGAACTCCCCGTCATTGATTGCAGTAAATTACTGTGTTGTAAATTTTCAGTGTGGCACTTACCTGTAAATGCAAcaaaacttttaattatttttctaaacgTGCTGCATTGTCTATTGTTCCTCTTGTTATGTAAATGTTTGTATACATTGTTATCTTGATTCTGATAAATACTCTATATTGAAATAAATACTTTCAGCCTATTCCATATTGAATTGAAATAAATACTTTCAGCTTATACTTCTTAAATGCAAAACCCTTTCCCCTTTTAATTCTGGAATCTAGAATGTAAGGAGCTTTTGGAATGACAAGTGATAGGTATGTAAGATTTATCATGAAAATATTagcttattttccaaaatgtactCTCTCAGTGCTTAGATTATATTTATCTCTCGGCTGTGATAGtccttgaaataaaatttaacttttaatacCATGAAATATTA from Phocoena phocoena chromosome 16, mPhoPho1.1, whole genome shotgun sequence includes the following:
- the DKK1 gene encoding dickkopf-related protein 1 produces the protein MTALGTAGAARVLVTLVAAALCGHPLFRVSATLNSVLLNSNAIKNLPPPLGGAAGHPGFAVSAAPGILFEGGNKYQTIDNYQPYPCAEDEECSTDEYCASSTRGAGAGAQICLSCRKRRKRCMRHAMCCPGNYCKNGICMPSDHNHFNRGEIEETIIESFGNDHSTLDGYSRRTTLSSKMYHTKGQEGSVCLRSSDCATGLCCARHFWSKICKPVLKEGQVCTKHRRKGSHGLEIFQRCYCGEGLSCRIQKDHHQASNSSRLHTCQRH